CGCATTGATGCTGCCGCCCGCGCCTCCGGCCGGGACCCCGACCAGATTCGCCTATTGCCGGTTTCCAAAACGGTGCCGGAGGAGCGACTGCGGGCCGCCTACGACGCCGGTATCACCCAAATGGGGGAGAACAAGGTGCAGGAGGCCAAACGTAAGGCTGCGAACCTGGCCGACCTGGGCATTCACTGGGCACTGATCGGCCATTTGCAGACCAACAAGGCCAGAGACGTGGCCGCCTTCGCCGACGAATTCCAGGCGCTGGACTCGCTGCGCCTGGCCGAGGCACTGGACCGGCGGCTGCAGGCGGCCGGCCGCGGTCTGGACGTGTACGTGCAGGTCAACTCCTCCGGGGAGGCCTCCAAATTCGGCCTGCGTCCGGAGCAGGTCGCCGACTTCCTGGCGGCTCTGCCGGCCTACTCCTCCCTGCGGGTGCGCGGCCTGATGACGCTGGCCGCACACACCGATGACGCCGACCGCATCCGTGAGTGCTTCCGGATCATGCGCGCCCTGCGGGACGCCGGTCTGCAGGCGGGAACCATCGGCGCGGGCGAGCTGTCCATGGGTATGAGCGGAGACTTCGAGTTGGCAATCGCCGCCGGCTCCACCTGTGTGCGCGTGGGCCAGGCGATCTTCGGGGCGCGCTCGGTCCCGCAGCAGGCCCAAGCATCCGCGGGACCGGGACGCCGTTGACACCGGGCGGCTCAGGGGCGGCCGTCCTGCTGCTCGCCGCGCCCGGCACCCAACCTCGCTCAGCGTCCGGAGAACTTCTCTTTGAGCTTGCCCATGACGGATTCGTCCTTGGGTGGCGCGTAGCCGTCCTCTCCCCGCAGAGATGCCAGTTCAGCGAGCAATTCGCGCTGCCGTTCACCCAGATGGGTGGGGGTCTCCACCACCATCTGCACCCGCAGGTCGCCGCGGCCTGAGCGCCGCAGCCGGCCCACTCCCAGGCCCGACAGGACTATCTCATCCCCACCCTGGGTGCCGGCACGCACAGACACGTTGCGCCGACCGTCGAAGGTCTCCAGTGGGAACGTGGCTCCCAGGGCGGCAGCGGTCATAGGCACCCGCAACTCGGTGTACAGGTCGTCGCCCTCCCGGGTGAAGGCCTCGTGCTCGTTCTCGTGGATCTCCACGTATAGGTCACCGTTGGGACCGCCGGCGGGGCCTGCTTCGCCGCGGCCGGACATGCGGATGCGCGTGCCAGTGGAAACGCCCGCCGGGATGTTGATCTCGATGGGAGCGCGCACGTGCTGGCGGCCCTGGCCATCGCAGTCCTTGCAGGGCGAGGCGATGACGGTGCCGTACCCCTGGCAGCGCGGGCAGGGCGTGGAGGTGACCACATTGCCCAGTAGGGAGCGCTGCATGCGCTGCACGGATCCCTGACCGTTGCATTCGGAGCATGTCACCGGTGAGGTACCGGGGCTGCAGCATGAGCCGTGGCAGGTGTCGCACACAACATAGGTGTCTACGGTGACGGTCTTCGTGGCGCCGAACACCACCTCGGCCAGATCCACGTCCACCGCCAAAAGGGAGTCCTGTCCGCGGCGGGTGCGCGATGCCGGGCCGCGGGCTGCGGCACCACCGAAGAAGGCCTGCTGGAACAGGTCGGAGAAGCTACCGAAGTCGCCGGTGAAGCCGCCGCCGAAGCCGCCGTTGCCGTGCAGGGCGTCCTCCCCACCTAGGTCATACATCTGGCGCTTCTCGGAGTCCGAGAGGACCTCGTATGCGGTGGATACCTTTTTGAACTCGTCCTCGTGCCCCGGACCGGCGACATCGGGATGCAGTTGCCGGGCCTTCTTGCGGTAGGCCTTCTTGATCTCCTCGGCCGTGGCCTGGCGGGTGACGCCGAGGACGTCGTAGTAGTCGCTCACGCTTACTGGTGTTCCTTCATGATCGGTGGGTGTCGTCTGTTCGTGGGGCCGGCGCGCTCGGCGTCACGGCGGCAGGTTCAGGTTGCGGCTCCTTCGGTGCCGGTCAGGAACCGGGACAGGTAGCGGGCGACGGCGCGTACGGCCGCCATGGTGGCCGGGTAGTCCATGCGTGTGGGGCCGATGACGCCCAGGTGGGCGACGGCGGCGCCGCTGCCGGGGCCATAGGCTGCGGAGACCACCGATGCCTCGGCAAGTGCCTCCTCATGGGTCTCCGAACCGATCCGTACGGTGGTGCCGGTGTCATCC
This genomic stretch from Actinomyces qiguomingii harbors:
- a CDS encoding YggS family pyridoxal phosphate-dependent enzyme gives rise to the protein MTDPASLPQPATAARPVTDPPATALTGSTAPTATTVEDFRRNLAAVRARIDAAARASGRDPDQIRLLPVSKTVPEERLRAAYDAGITQMGENKVQEAKRKAANLADLGIHWALIGHLQTNKARDVAAFADEFQALDSLRLAEALDRRLQAAGRGLDVYVQVNSSGEASKFGLRPEQVADFLAALPAYSSLRVRGLMTLAAHTDDADRIRECFRIMRALRDAGLQAGTIGAGELSMGMSGDFELAIAAGSTCVRVGQAIFGARSVPQQAQASAGPGRR
- the dnaJ gene encoding molecular chaperone DnaJ yields the protein MSDYYDVLGVTRQATAEEIKKAYRKKARQLHPDVAGPGHEDEFKKVSTAYEVLSDSEKRQMYDLGGEDALHGNGGFGGGFTGDFGSFSDLFQQAFFGGAAARGPASRTRRGQDSLLAVDVDLAEVVFGATKTVTVDTYVVCDTCHGSCCSPGTSPVTCSECNGQGSVQRMQRSLLGNVVTSTPCPRCQGYGTVIASPCKDCDGQGRQHVRAPIEINIPAGVSTGTRIRMSGRGEAGPAGGPNGDLYVEIHENEHEAFTREGDDLYTELRVPMTAAALGATFPLETFDGRRNVSVRAGTQGGDEIVLSGLGVGRLRRSGRGDLRVQMVVETPTHLGERQRELLAELASLRGEDGYAPPKDESVMGKLKEKFSGR